One genomic window of Solanum dulcamara chromosome 10, daSolDulc1.2, whole genome shotgun sequence includes the following:
- the LOC129905049 gene encoding heavy metal-associated isoprenylated plant protein 47-like — MKQKVVIDIPLSSDRGISKAMQIAVTIKGVTSVNIDKGKSHLVVIGERVDSFELMKSLKKRFKCASIVSVEEVKPPNKEEEEKKKKKEEEEKKKKKQEEEEKEKCCKPCYPPNPPCVQYYPVCQPVYDNYNPTCSIL; from the exons ATGAAG CAAAAGGTCGTGATTGATATCCCACTTAGCAGTGATAGGGGCATATCAAAGGCAATGCAGATTGCTGTAActattaaag GTGTTACATCGGTAAATATAGATAAGGGAAAAAGTCATTTGGTGGTGATAGGAGAAAGAGTTGATTCATTTGAATTGATGAAGTCCCTAAAGAAGAGGTTTAAGTGTGCTAGTATTGTGAGTGTAGAAGAAGTGAAACCTCccaataaagaagaagaagaaaagaagaagaagaaggaagaagaagaaaagaagaagaaaaaacaagaggaagaagaaaaagaaaagtgtTGCAAACCATGTTATCCACCAAACCCTCCATGTGTACAGTACTATCCTGTATGCCAACCTGTTTACGATAATTATAACCCAacttgctctattttgtga